From a region of the Blastocatellia bacterium genome:
- a CDS encoding AAA family ATPase, whose product MVADATRDVTRDEELLERLATARHHILKEIRKVIVGQDEVIEQVLISLFVGGHSIITGVPGLAKTLLIKTIANALDLKFKRIQFTPDLMPSDITGTDVIEEDRATGKRRFEFIRGPIFANIILADEINRTPPKTQAALLEAMEEGSVTVQGVTYELPKPFFVLATQNPIELEGTYPLPEAQLDRFMFNIKIGYISEDEEVEVVRTTTAPQNIQFDRQITGREILEFHQLIRKVPAAESVTRYAVRLVAASRPENGSLDFVKRWVSWGASLRASQYLILGGKARALMSGRYNVSCDDVRSLAYPVLRHRILVNFHAESEGIGSEEIIRRLIEAVPEPRSGLS is encoded by the coding sequence ATGGTTGCAGATGCCACACGAGACGTCACGCGCGACGAAGAGTTGCTGGAGCGGCTGGCGACGGCGCGACATCATATCCTCAAGGAGATTCGCAAAGTCATCGTCGGTCAGGATGAGGTCATCGAACAGGTTCTTATCTCCCTTTTCGTCGGCGGTCATTCGATCATCACCGGCGTGCCGGGATTGGCCAAGACGCTGCTCATCAAGACCATCGCCAATGCGCTCGATTTGAAGTTCAAGCGCATTCAGTTCACGCCCGATCTGATGCCGAGCGACATCACCGGCACGGATGTCATCGAGGAAGATCGGGCGACGGGCAAACGGCGGTTTGAATTCATACGCGGCCCGATCTTCGCCAACATCATCCTGGCCGATGAGATCAACCGGACGCCGCCCAAGACGCAGGCCGCTTTGCTGGAGGCGATGGAAGAAGGGTCGGTCACCGTGCAGGGGGTGACCTACGAGCTGCCCAAACCCTTCTTCGTCCTGGCGACCCAGAATCCGATCGAGCTGGAGGGGACCTATCCCCTGCCGGAGGCGCAACTCGACCGTTTCATGTTCAATATCAAGATCGGATACATCTCCGAGGACGAAGAGGTGGAGGTGGTTCGCACGACGACGGCTCCGCAGAACATCCAGTTCGACCGGCAAATCACCGGCCGCGAGATTCTGGAGTTTCACCAGCTCATCAGGAAAGTCCCGGCGGCGGAATCGGTGACGCGCTATGCCGTTCGACTGGTGGCGGCCAGCCGACCCGAGAACGGATCTCTCGATTTCGTCAAACGCTGGGTGAGCTGGGGCGCCAGCCTGCGCGCCTCGCAATATCTCATTCTCGGGGGCAAGGCCCGCGCCCTGATGAGCGGGCGTTATAACGTGTCCTGTGACGACGTGCGGAGCCTCGCCTACCCGGTGCTGCGGCATCGGATCCTCGTCAACTTTCACGCCGAATCCGAGGGCATCGGCTCGGAAGAGATCATCCGGCGGCTGATCGAAGCCGTTCCGGAGCCCCGTTCGGGACTGTCATGA
- a CDS encoding DUF58 domain-containing protein, translated as MNRQSAEPLIRSRFLSPEILARIASLELVARTVVEGFLSGLHQSPYIGFSVDFVEYRPYVPGDDIRYVDWKVLARTDRYYIKKFEGDTNTRIHLLVDVSGSMGYRSGPVTKLEYALYLAAALAYLAHRQQDAVGLVAFDRDIRSYLPPRLRPGHLRLLLTTLEHLRPSGPSAIADMLVRIAELIQKRGFIVVISDLYEDAPRLTDALRRLRCRGHDLIVFHVLDARELSFDFSQPGNFVDMETGAELQVSPEDLRAAYERAVHEHITSLRHACEGHRIDYQVVSTSQPLDYALFEYLSRRSHLR; from the coding sequence ATGAACCGACAATCGGCAGAACCCCTCATCCGCTCGCGGTTTCTCTCGCCGGAGATTCTCGCGCGCATTGCCTCGCTGGAGCTGGTGGCGAGAACGGTGGTGGAGGGTTTCCTCTCAGGACTCCATCAGTCTCCCTATATCGGATTCAGCGTGGATTTCGTCGAGTATCGTCCCTATGTCCCCGGAGATGACATTCGTTATGTTGACTGGAAGGTGCTGGCGCGAACGGATCGCTATTACATCAAGAAATTTGAAGGTGACACCAACACGCGCATCCATCTGCTGGTGGATGTGAGCGGCTCGATGGGCTATCGTTCGGGGCCGGTCACTAAGCTCGAGTACGCGCTTTATCTGGCGGCGGCGCTGGCCTACCTGGCGCACCGGCAGCAGGATGCCGTGGGGCTCGTCGCCTTTGATCGTGACATCCGAAGCTATCTTCCGCCGCGGCTTCGACCGGGTCATCTTCGTCTGCTGCTCACCACTCTGGAGCATCTTCGACCGAGCGGACCCTCGGCCATCGCCGATATGCTCGTGCGGATCGCCGAGCTGATTCAAAAGCGCGGCTTCATCGTGGTCATCTCCGACCTCTATGAAGATGCTCCCCGATTAACCGATGCCCTCCGGAGACTGCGCTGTCGCGGTCATGACCTGATCGTTTTCCACGTCCTGGACGCGCGAGAACTCTCCTTTGATTTTTCTCAGCCGGGTAACTTCGTGGATATGGAAACCGGGGCGGAGCTTCAAGTCTCGCCCGAAGACCTGCGGGCGGCTTACGAGCGGGCCGTGCATGAGCACATCACCTCGTTGCGACATGCCTGTGAAGGTCATCGCATTGATTACCAGGTGGTCTCGACCTCGCAACCGCTCGATTACGCGCTCTTTGAGTATCTGTCGCGCCGGTCCCATCTGCGGTGA
- a CDS encoding DUF4159 domain-containing protein — MKAMRVRQWRRWIPGVILGTWALVLLLPLPPSAAQPGIDLDRYSNRFTFARIRYGGRFSERSFGFGMPPWAHDYPRGGRHMMKILSEISAVRPNPDEVILTFDDPRLFRYPFAYLCEVGFMNLSEREIEGMRQYLLRGGFLLVDDFRGEGALENFRWYVRRAFPDLELEELTITHPIFNCFFSLKTLDVQAPYGEGKPVFYGLSDKTGRLMMIVNYNNDLSEYWEWSDDPFAPIEQTNEAYKFGVNYIIYALTH; from the coding sequence ATGAAGGCGATGCGCGTCCGACAGTGGAGAAGATGGATTCCGGGAGTCATCCTCGGCACCTGGGCACTCGTCCTGTTGCTCCCGCTGCCACCGAGCGCGGCTCAGCCGGGGATTGATCTGGACCGTTATTCCAATCGTTTCACCTTCGCCCGCATCCGCTACGGCGGGCGCTTCTCCGAGCGATCGTTTGGCTTCGGAATGCCTCCCTGGGCTCATGATTATCCCCGCGGGGGGCGACACATGATGAAAATCCTCAGCGAGATCAGCGCCGTTCGTCCCAATCCCGATGAGGTGATCCTGACCTTCGATGATCCCCGACTGTTCAGATATCCCTTCGCCTACCTCTGCGAAGTTGGCTTCATGAACCTGAGCGAGCGCGAGATCGAAGGAATGCGCCAGTACCTACTGCGCGGAGGCTTCCTCCTGGTGGATGATTTTCGCGGCGAGGGCGCGCTGGAGAATTTTCGCTGGTATGTCCGTCGGGCGTTCCCTGATCTCGAACTGGAAGAGCTGACGATCACTCATCCGATCTTCAACTGCTTCTTCAGCCTGAAGACGCTCGACGTTCAAGCCCCTTATGGAGAGGGTAAGCCCGTCTTTTACGGTCTGTCGGATAAGACCGGGCGATTGATGATGATCGTCAACTACAATAACGATCTGAGCGAATACTGGGAATGGTCGGACGATCCGTTTGCGCCCATCGAGCAGACCAATGAAGCCTACAAGTTTGGCGTCAACTACATCATCTATGCCCTGACGCATTGA
- a CDS encoding tetratricopeptide repeat protein: MTHVRFPSSAVVRMLIPLVAVVVSATGCLAQNRAEEAEGLLRQGKYQEAITLCRSRLAVNRADVRAGRILIRALDETGQWQEAERVARELLAHAPQDPTVHRLLGEIYFATGRYDEADAEYTQAIRLSAGVEQIAPRLSRGILLRARGRDAEADAEFRAILTVAQSEDLRAADALTTVARALVFLERYHDANRMFAAAIKADPQFLDAYLHAGMLYVEKYNYAEAASFFRDALEVNPSSAMAYLGLARSKLIDGSREPIALARRALEINPSLVPAYDLLAAVTLEADDFEGALAEVERALKINPQSTSSRAIRAAAFYLLHRQREFDEEVARILAINPRCGELYLTLAQFATNERRYQEAVEFSRRAVALSPRLWPAWALLGINLLRIGQDAEARDVLERAFAGDPFNVWVKNTLDLLDSMRTYRESVTEHFIIRTAASEHDVLVPYLSALLEDAYRRLAEKYRFRPQGPIIVELFPNHEDFAVKTVGLPGLGALGACFGRVIVMDSPSARPPGTFNWGSTAWHEFVHVISLQATDHKIPRWFSEGLSVYEERQARPGWGDDWNLALVRALVEGKFLPLEKLDAGFIRPESPDQIPRAYFQASLIVQFIVERFGFDRILRMLELYRNNHTTADVFKIALGLTPDAFDRLFQESLREQMDRFIRALDFRLMNQGPTDEAELRSLLGREPANYFARLRLGTLLRQRGQIEEAILHLTEALRLFPYHTGPESPYWQLAEIYRGRGDGRSALRVLRQLVDLDEDDYAAHKLIVTLGLETGLREGMGQILERAVFIDPFDQGLHQVAGNFYLDERDTAAAIREFQVLISLKPGDLAEAHFNLARAYAAGGDVTRAKREVLRALEIAPAFEKAQQLLLSLVGK, translated from the coding sequence ATGACTCACGTCCGATTCCCATCATCGGCTGTCGTGCGGATGCTGATTCCGCTGGTCGCCGTGGTCGTGTCGGCCACCGGATGCCTGGCGCAAAACAGGGCGGAGGAGGCTGAAGGGCTGCTCCGCCAGGGGAAATATCAGGAGGCCATCACCCTGTGTCGGTCTCGGCTGGCGGTGAATCGGGCTGACGTGCGGGCGGGTCGGATCCTCATCCGGGCTCTGGACGAGACGGGTCAGTGGCAAGAAGCCGAGCGAGTTGCTCGTGAGCTTCTCGCACACGCGCCCCAGGATCCGACAGTTCATCGCCTGCTCGGGGAAATTTATTTCGCCACGGGCCGGTACGACGAGGCCGATGCCGAATACACTCAAGCGATTCGGCTCTCCGCTGGGGTAGAGCAGATCGCCCCTCGATTGAGCCGGGGAATTCTTTTGCGGGCACGAGGAAGAGACGCGGAAGCGGATGCGGAATTTCGCGCGATCCTCACCGTTGCCCAGAGCGAGGATCTGCGCGCCGCCGACGCGCTTACCACTGTCGCCCGCGCCCTCGTCTTCCTGGAGCGCTATCACGACGCCAATCGGATGTTCGCCGCGGCCATCAAAGCCGATCCTCAGTTCCTCGATGCCTATCTCCATGCCGGAATGCTCTATGTCGAGAAGTACAACTATGCCGAGGCAGCGAGTTTCTTCCGCGATGCGCTGGAAGTGAACCCCTCATCGGCAATGGCCTATCTCGGGCTGGCCCGGAGCAAATTGATTGATGGCAGCCGCGAGCCGATCGCCTTAGCCCGGCGTGCGCTGGAGATCAATCCTTCGCTGGTTCCCGCCTATGATCTGCTGGCCGCTGTCACGCTCGAAGCGGACGATTTCGAGGGAGCACTGGCGGAGGTGGAGCGAGCATTGAAGATCAATCCGCAATCCACGTCATCGCGGGCGATTCGCGCGGCGGCCTTCTACCTGCTCCACCGACAGCGCGAGTTCGATGAGGAGGTCGCCCGCATCCTGGCCATCAATCCGCGCTGCGGTGAGCTGTATTTGACGCTTGCTCAGTTCGCCACCAATGAGCGAAGGTATCAGGAGGCTGTTGAGTTCAGCCGGAGGGCGGTTGCGCTCTCCCCGCGGTTGTGGCCCGCCTGGGCGCTGCTCGGAATCAATCTTCTCCGCATCGGTCAGGATGCCGAGGCCCGCGATGTCCTGGAACGCGCCTTCGCTGGTGACCCGTTCAACGTCTGGGTGAAGAACACGCTTGATCTGCTCGATTCCATGCGAACCTATCGGGAGTCGGTGACCGAGCATTTCATCATCCGGACGGCGGCATCGGAACATGACGTGCTCGTGCCCTACCTGTCGGCCCTGCTCGAAGACGCCTACCGCAGGTTGGCCGAGAAATACCGGTTTCGCCCCCAGGGACCGATCATCGTCGAGCTGTTCCCCAATCATGAGGATTTCGCCGTGAAGACCGTGGGATTGCCGGGATTGGGTGCGCTGGGAGCGTGTTTCGGCCGCGTCATCGTCATGGACTCGCCGTCGGCGCGACCGCCCGGGACGTTCAACTGGGGAAGCACCGCCTGGCACGAATTTGTTCACGTCATCTCCCTTCAGGCCACCGATCATAAAATTCCCCGCTGGTTTTCCGAGGGCCTGTCGGTGTATGAGGAACGACAGGCGCGACCCGGTTGGGGCGATGATTGGAATCTCGCCCTCGTGCGAGCGTTGGTTGAGGGGAAGTTCCTTCCGCTGGAGAAGCTCGACGCGGGATTCATCCGACCGGAATCACCGGATCAAATTCCTCGTGCGTACTTTCAGGCTTCGCTCATCGTTCAGTTCATCGTCGAGCGATTTGGTTTCGACAGGATTCTGAGGATGCTCGAGCTTTACCGCAACAACCACACCACCGCCGACGTTTTCAAGATAGCTCTCGGACTGACGCCGGATGCCTTCGATCGGCTGTTTCAGGAGTCTTTGCGGGAACAAATGGATCGGTTCATTCGGGCGCTGGACTTTCGCTTGATGAATCAGGGCCCGACAGATGAGGCCGAGCTTCGTTCTCTGCTCGGCCGGGAACCGGCGAATTATTTTGCTCGGCTGCGCCTGGGAACGTTGCTGCGCCAGCGAGGGCAAATCGAGGAAGCCATTCTTCATCTGACCGAAGCGCTTCGGCTCTTCCCTTATCACACCGGACCGGAGAGCCCCTACTGGCAACTGGCGGAAATCTATCGCGGGCGAGGCGACGGTCGGTCAGCTCTGCGCGTGCTCCGGCAACTTGTTGACCTGGATGAAGACGATTACGCTGCCCATAAACTGATCGTGACGCTTGGGCTTGAGACCGGACTGCGAGAGGGCATGGGACAGATTCTCGAACGCGCGGTCTTCATTGATCCTTTCGATCAGGGGTTGCATCAGGTGGCGGGCAATTTTTACCTCGACGAGCGCGACACGGCGGCGGCCATTCGAGAGTTTCAGGTTCTGATCAGTCTCAAGCCGGGCGATCTAGCTGAAGCGCACTTCAATCTCGCCCGTGCCTACGCCGCCGGCGGCGATGTCACGCGGGCCAAGCGAGAAGTTCTGCGCGCCCTGGAGATTGCTCCTGCCTTCGAGAAGGCACAACAGTTGCTGCTCTCGCTCGTGGGGAAGTAA
- a CDS encoding BatA domain-containing protein codes for MISFLNPLFFLGALALSIPILVHLARRERAEKIPFPSLMFLQRLPQRVHKRRRLQHLLLFIIRSVAVALLFLAFARPFLSGASTDATESSTTAVIVLDTSCSMRYGDRFATALARARELVASASERKKLGLVTFSTSADVLSQPTSDRAALAAILDRVRPTHRATSLLAGLRTAAQVLAPSDSREKVIYLISDFQKSGLPPESEPFSLPSGVKLIPVDVAADEGDNVAVSEIAAQPLSYTPRYEGKLIARLSNYGRSGRSVTVSLRVNDRVAEERKVQLAAGATRAIEFTGFFLGSGPNRVSVATERDGLSEDDEFYVAIWRRDPTRVLIVQEPQRSSRRGSFYFEQALLAGENAPFQPASQDPRTVAVEEIRRAGLIVLHQVEHFSPGLLASLKGFIETGGGMIIALGSEAGQPDVQAALAELAPVSVAGVEMPQGSSYRVLSEVETTHPIFRIFQGVKSANFSLARFYGFVRLAPKEGATVLARLDDGSPAVIEARRGKGRILILAVPLDASWSNLPLTPVYVPFVRQMVAALKPESHRAFYRVGDMIPLEGASEVNPVPVKAPSGERVSRETGLSEDFRSFVASENGFYTIGRPGALDYVAVNLDANESNLTKADVGQFIARVAGQNGDAVSSPALVSGESERERAERQKLWRTLLFLALALLVSEAVLANQASRRRTGPA; via the coding sequence ATGATTTCCTTCCTCAATCCGCTGTTTTTCCTGGGGGCGCTGGCGCTTTCGATTCCCATCCTCGTTCATCTCGCTCGCCGGGAGCGGGCCGAGAAGATCCCGTTCCCCTCGCTGATGTTCCTCCAGCGGCTTCCTCAGCGGGTTCACAAACGGCGACGGCTCCAGCATCTGCTGCTTTTCATTATTCGGTCGGTTGCTGTCGCGCTGCTGTTCTTGGCCTTCGCCCGACCTTTCTTGAGTGGAGCATCCACCGACGCAACCGAATCGTCCACAACCGCCGTGATTGTGCTCGATACGTCCTGCAGCATGAGATACGGCGATCGGTTCGCGACGGCGCTCGCCCGCGCGCGCGAGCTGGTGGCGTCGGCATCCGAGAGGAAGAAGCTCGGACTCGTCACCTTCTCGACAAGCGCTGATGTTTTGTCTCAGCCGACGAGCGACCGAGCAGCGCTTGCCGCCATTCTCGACCGGGTTCGTCCAACGCATCGAGCGACGAGCCTTCTGGCAGGACTGCGGACGGCAGCGCAAGTTCTGGCTCCCTCCGACAGTCGGGAAAAGGTGATTTACCTCATCTCCGATTTCCAGAAATCAGGCTTGCCGCCTGAGAGCGAACCTTTCTCGCTTCCTTCGGGCGTCAAACTCATCCCGGTTGATGTAGCCGCTGACGAAGGCGACAATGTCGCCGTCAGCGAGATTGCCGCCCAGCCGCTCAGTTATACGCCGCGCTATGAGGGGAAGCTCATCGCCCGGCTGAGCAATTATGGCCGATCCGGGCGGTCGGTGACCGTGTCGCTCCGGGTGAACGACCGTGTGGCCGAGGAGCGAAAGGTACAACTGGCGGCAGGAGCCACCCGCGCCATCGAATTCACTGGATTCTTCCTCGGTTCGGGTCCGAATCGCGTGAGTGTTGCCACGGAGAGAGACGGGCTCAGCGAGGATGATGAATTTTACGTGGCCATCTGGCGGCGCGATCCAACGCGCGTGCTCATTGTGCAAGAGCCGCAACGGAGCAGCCGACGCGGCAGCTTCTACTTCGAGCAGGCGCTGCTGGCCGGCGAGAACGCGCCGTTTCAGCCAGCGTCCCAGGACCCGCGAACCGTGGCCGTCGAAGAAATCCGCCGGGCGGGGCTCATCGTCCTCCATCAGGTGGAGCATTTCAGCCCGGGCCTCCTCGCATCGTTGAAAGGATTCATCGAAACGGGCGGCGGAATGATCATCGCTCTGGGAAGTGAGGCGGGGCAACCCGACGTTCAGGCTGCGCTGGCGGAACTCGCTCCTGTGTCGGTGGCGGGAGTCGAAATGCCTCAGGGAAGTTCCTATCGGGTCCTCTCGGAAGTCGAAACGACGCATCCGATCTTTCGCATTTTCCAGGGAGTCAAAAGCGCTAATTTTTCCCTGGCTCGGTTCTACGGCTTTGTCAGGTTGGCGCCGAAAGAAGGGGCGACGGTCCTGGCCCGTCTTGATGACGGCAGTCCGGCTGTGATCGAGGCTCGCCGGGGGAAGGGAAGGATCCTCATTCTGGCTGTTCCCCTCGATGCAAGCTGGAGCAATCTTCCGCTGACTCCCGTCTATGTTCCTTTCGTTCGCCAGATGGTCGCTGCCCTGAAACCGGAATCCCATCGAGCTTTTTATCGCGTGGGGGATATGATCCCGCTCGAGGGTGCGTCGGAGGTCAATCCCGTCCCCGTCAAGGCCCCATCGGGCGAGCGTGTCAGCCGTGAGACGGGATTGAGCGAGGATTTCCGTTCATTCGTCGCCAGCGAAAATGGCTTTTACACCATCGGGCGTCCTGGAGCGCTCGATTACGTGGCTGTGAATCTGGACGCGAACGAGTCGAATCTGACGAAGGCGGACGTAGGGCAGTTCATTGCCCGCGTTGCGGGACAAAACGGCGATGCGGTGTCCTCACCCGCCCTGGTCAGTGGAGAGTCGGAACGAGAGCGGGCGGAACGGCAAAAGCTGTGGCGAACGCTGCTCTTTTTGGCGCTCGCGCTGCTGGTATCGGAAGCCGTTCTCGCCAATCAGGCATCCCGTCGTCGGACGGGGCCAGCGTGA